The genomic segment TAAACTCAGGCAAGCGAAGACGGCGGAGTGGGAGCCGATGTACAAGGCTGAGATGCGGGATCTGAGGAGAATGGTGGGGCAGCTGTCGTTGGAGAAATCCCAGGctgagatggagagggagaagctATGGCGGGAGCTGCAGATGGTTCAGTCTCTGTGCAGCGAGCAGACTGAGGTGTGCAGGGACATCGGTGGCGAGCTGAAGGGCTGCGAGAAGGAGCTTCACCAAGCTCACAAGACCAACAGCGAACTCCAGCAGCGTTTGCTCCAGCTAGAGAACGAGTATAAATGCCTAGAAGGTGCACAAGGGCACGAAGTGGACCATCTCCGGCGTCAGGTGGAGTCCCGGGTGGTACCAGTCATCACGCAAACTTATCACGGGCCCCCGGTGGCCTCCATGGAAGAGGTGCAAGAGTATGCCCGCTGTCTGTCCGAAGGGTGGATTGAGACCTTTGAAATGTACCAGCAGAAGGTGGAAGAGATGGAGCAGTCGATCAAAGCGGACCAGGCGAGGCTGAGTGATCTGCAGAGGGAAAAGATGCTGTACGCCTCAGAGTTGGGCAAATTACGCACAGAGGCGGAAAAACAAGGAGACATTCAACTGCGTCTTGAAGAACAACTGATGCATATGCAGGAAAAATTCCGCGTGGACTTCATCGAATATAAGGTGAGAACATGTGAGAGTAGGACACAGAAAGcccatcattattttttcaaaagagacTCGAGTGAACCTGGTGGCTATAAGATCTGTTTAGCCATTTTATGAAGCCACTAAAtacaaatatcagaaaatacagacaatgATCTCCTGTTTATCCCAATGGGCCATGGGAGCGGCTACTCCCTCTTGTCCGTGCCACACCCACTGTCCTTAAATGCACtgatgcagctgcagctgtcagTGGCTGCTACAGATGATTTGTTATGGATCACTCTGATTCATAAGCCTAAATGATTGTTCGAATAATTATTAGATCACCACAAATCTAGGCTGAAATTTGTAACAGGACTAGCTACGATGTGTGACATCCTGCAACTGGCCTCACTCTGGTTTCACCCAGTCCTAAAAGCATATATGTGCAGTAGATGTTGGCTCTAAAAGTCATGTAACTCTCCCCACCCTCGATACATAATGACATTAACAACAATAAGTGGTGCCTGACAAGTTTGTTTTACCGTAACTGTCGAAAGCATGGATCTCGCGTGCAACATTTGACCTCAGTATAAAAGGATTGAATAGCTTGAGTGGCTAAATGACACACTACCTCCCCCCAGTACTTTACAGCAGTTGGATTACACCAGACACTTAAACCAATTAGCTGTCAGGCTGACAAATCCTTATTTACCTCCTAAAGCTGGAGCCCCAAGCAGGTCAGTCAGTTACAGATGACTACGCTGGCCACGCGCTGTAGTGCTGCCCTCGATATTGctcaaaaagacacatttctcCCAGTTTAATCACAGGTTAAAATTTAGAAGTAAGCATGACATTTATTGTGGGATATCAGATGTTATGGGAAAAAGCCCATGCAGAAATTACAGCCGCAGTCACTGGTTTAAGTGGTGTGAACGATGAATGACTTAATTTTGACAAGAAGTGTTCAGCTAGTTTTTGCATTAGAGGTAAACGAAAATATGTAGGTGGgactcaaacacagacaaaactgatTTACCTAGTTAGCAAcactgcagtaaaataaaatgtggtcACACACTATGTGGGTAACAAGGGAGGTGAATGATTGCAGTATTTTCATTAAACTGCtgggataaagaaaaaaattataataccCAATGGACAGACCACAGACCTGTAAAAGTAAACCATGTGCAAAGTGAAAACgtcttttttcctgttcttttttttctcctttagaTGATTATTGAGCAGCTGGAGCATGAGAGGAACATGATGGCTAACACTATAGAAGAAAAGATGCAAGAACATCAGCACCTTCTCCAGGTTAAGATGGATCTGGGCATGGAGGTGGCTGCCTACAGGTGATGAATTGATTCATTTGGCCACTTTTCCAGTCAAAACAGACTCAAAAATTGGGTAGAACACGCCCTTTttatggcagacattttgatttgtcttaGTAGGAAGAGCACGGGCATTACGAATTAGTTTTGAAAGGTACAGTACATCTTCTTTTTCCAGTGACATTTGCACTACATTTTACTATCTTATAAATACTGCACATACATGTTTAACAAAGTTGTTTCAACTTCCtctgtggtttattttaaatgtctatGAAACAAGACACATTATATCTGGCATTACATATCCTGTGAGGGCACGGCATGTCCAGTGTTCATGCTCCCAACATAGCTAGATCACACATGGTCACATACTCAGTAACTATTTTTACTGAAAGGCAAAGTTATATATAAAGCAGTtaataaacatactgtattttaatgttcAAAGGTTAtatcttggttttttttttcagttattctttGTAACATTATAAACTCTTACCTCATATGCCAGGACATCTAAACAGTCTTCATCATAGTTGTTGAAGCATACCAACATTTTCTTAGTATTAAGCCAATTCCAAGGAAGTTCATTAGAAGACTATCTACTCCAGTGTGTCTCTATATGGCAGAATCTCCACTGACACATctggtttgttttgaatttttggaATAGACAGAATGTTTGCTCAGAGATGTGGCAATggcatgtgtttttgtatgtgtcaCGAGTCAGCTTTTGCTTTGGGATTCATTGGGAAGTGTGGACAGCCCCTCATTGTAAGTGTTATTTTTAGGTCAGTCTTTTGGAAGGTACTCTTCGGAGAGGTTGTTCTTTTTTGATggactttgcttttcttttgtatgtttgttgaaGCATGGCCAAGGGAAGGTGagctgtttaaggaaattaaTACAATGTATTCATTACATAACAGTGGcttgttatgtgtttttgataATTACTACCCTATATGGCCAGGTCCCAGGTTCATACCGTCTTGTAAGCCTGTTGCGTTTAGTTTGAAAAGGTTGAGATGGCAGAGCTGAATGATGTACAGCGTCTTGTGaggtatttgtgtttgtgtttttttttttaaatatatgcaaaaaataattttattaaaataggGGGATAACCAATGATTTATATTAACCTATTTGTCTTTGTCTAagtattttgtcttgtttcttgtttgttcaGGGCTCTCCTGGAGGGTGAGAGAGTGGGCCTGCAAGATGCTCATAGCAGGCTGAATCAGcatcagagagaaagaataatAGGTACTGTATTGAATAATATTAGCTTAATTATTGTTACTAATATACTGATTACAAGAGAACACTTTAAGGCTAGTGTTACGTATCtacctgaataaataaaactatgtTCAGATATTAAGCAACACTAAACAGTCAATTTGAAGTGTCAAGAGATCTGACTAAATAGGAAATGTCAACacatcaattaattatttatgttaattACTTTTCTGCTGCAGATATCAAGATGCCTGCCCAACGCTACACACCAAGGGCTTCCATCCTAACCAGCAGACAACATACGGACATTAGGTACATGCCGCCAACATCAAGCTTGAGAAGATCCCCTGTGCCTCCCTCTGGGTCCATAAGTCCCTCAAGGGTCATTCCTATTTCAGTTGCAGGCAGAGCTCGGCATCAGAGTCCTGCATCCAGAAGGGACATGATCTCATTCACTAAAGCTCGGGCTGCCGCTTCTACCCCtgccactaccaccaccacccctaCTGCTGGCAAAGATAAACAAGAAGGCCAGAGTGAAAACCACAGGAGTCAAGGtgtacagaaaacaacagcagaggagaaaactgtgaaaatcaAACAGGTCTCTCAGGTGGAGAACCAAATCAGTCCCATCAGGCCCTCCAGTGCCGAGACCAAATCAGTGAAAGTGGTGTCACCGCCAATGATGAGCCTGAGCACGAAAactgagacagaaagcaaaaggCAACTGTCAGATGAAACAgagataaataatgcttatgACGGCGAgttcaaagacaaagagagaacagagtCTATGCAAGTGCCAAGTGAGAAGAAGATATTAGACTCTGTGTCTGTAGAGGAGATAATTGAGAAAGTGATAAAACCAGCAGGTTTGGAAGCTAAGGTTCACTCATCGGGAGAATCCAAGGTCAAATATCAC from the Xiphias gladius isolate SHS-SW01 ecotype Sanya breed wild chromosome 8, ASM1685928v1, whole genome shotgun sequence genome contains:
- the synm gene encoding synemin; translated protein: MLPFKRTFESEKHQLQELNSRLVQYLSRTKQLEQENAHLISEIHKLRQAKTAEWEPMYKAEMRDLRRMVGQLSLEKSQAEMEREKLWRELQMVQSLCSEQTEVCRDIGGELKGCEKELHQAHKTNSELQQRLLQLENEYKCLEGAQGHEVDHLRRQVESRVVPVITQTYHGPPVASMEEVQEYARCLSEGWIETFEMYQQKVEEMEQSIKADQARLSDLQREKMLYASELGKLRTEAEKQGDIQLRLEEQLMHMQEKFRVDFIEYKMIIEQLEHERNMMANTIEEKMQEHQHLLQVKMDLGMEVAAYRALLEGERVGLQDAHSRLNQHQRERIIDIKMPAQRYTPRASILTSRQHTDIRYMPPTSSLRRSPVPPSGSISPSRVIPISVAGRARHQSPASRRDMISFTKARAAASTPATTTTTPTAGKDKQEGQSENHRSQGVQKTTAEEKTVKIKQVSQVENQISPIRPSSAETKSVKVVSPPMMSLSTKTETESKRQLSDETEINNAYDGEFKDKERTESMQVPSEKKILDSVSVEEIIEKVIKPAGLEAKVHSSGESKVKYHMEKTEQEDGTTKTQIVLESKVEEDLDISEDLALDELLSQGVKKVSLQDIKDTATGSMIKNLLSDLQGAENLQNRSVNVEIIEEPVDSHSDEELEVEQKSRSTFYEPSSTYFQIEELENVPHDVHVLRSDTDDAMKSSMTDTDHSKGGFVHVTEVSRQSESSYFSHEQEPHEYFVSTPDDNLSEPEEGGGITSYGHYGVVDDLSDERYYQDENLTSKRVVVEESDEYKFMSGDHSFVKESFPECIIEEEIRVSPVVQESVLEFLREESLEPKEQLKGALEKLQSSVSGPLRDELAFFTKAGSESPQNVAAVEVKKMQQSSDNGTMTIVAELNVSQTLENSGLVEAGDDLSEEQIMAALRSSNLGLEKTFQGGAGGGYSFRVAKEEDVAHGEEFEGFTNLEESVSEITEKHIKLGPSEKSFTFQMEVQGSHAEASSEQELQSQISETPLKISQEKRVATIYLEKSKDD